The Candidatus Margulisiibacteriota bacterium genome window below encodes:
- a CDS encoding response regulator: MKIMIVDDAYFVRMKLKGVLSMLDVQVIEAENGEQAVQLFKEENPEIIFMDVVMPKKDGVSALKEIRALSQDVKIVMLTSEGDQGTLLSALEQGANHYVIKPFDDEKVLDLVHNLLK, from the coding sequence ATGAAAATAATGATTGTTGATGATGCATATTTCGTTAGAATGAAACTTAAGGGTGTTTTGTCCATGCTTGACGTACAGGTGATTGAAGCCGAAAACGGAGAGCAAGCAGTCCAACTTTTTAAAGAAGAAAATCCTGAAATTATTTTTATGGATGTTGTTATGCCAAAAAAAGATGGAGTCTCAGCATTAAAAGAAATCAGAGCGCTAAGCCAAGATGTTAAAATCGTGATGTTAACTAGCGAAGGAGACCAAGGAACGCTTCTTTCTGCTCTTGAGCAAGGTGCTAATCATTACGTCATTAAACCTTTTGATGATGAAAAGGTTTTAGATCTAGTTCATAATTTATTAAAATAA
- a CDS encoding ATP-binding cassette domain-containing protein: protein MIEIKGLVKCYGDNKILDGASLVAKKKKRTTIIGQSGCGKSTLLRLILGLEDFEAGEIIIEGQSIKGLSEEEKNKLRLSFGMVFQSSALFDSLTVAENVGLVLKEHTAMTKQQIKDKVMHVLELVELEDAYHKMPSELSGGMKKRVAIARAIINDPKIILFDEPTTGLDPVTSTRTELLINKLTDYMGATSIIVTHQISTILNVSQEIYMFNEGKAIKTEGADKILQSKDKNIYNFVNGLVE, encoded by the coding sequence ATGATTGAAATAAAAGGATTAGTGAAATGCTATGGGGACAATAAGATACTTGATGGAGCATCTTTGGTTGCCAAAAAGAAGAAAAGAACAACTATTATTGGTCAAAGTGGCTGTGGTAAAAGTACTCTTTTACGTCTTATCTTGGGTTTAGAGGATTTTGAAGCTGGAGAAATAATTATTGAAGGACAATCCATTAAGGGATTAAGTGAAGAGGAGAAGAATAAGCTCAGACTTAGTTTTGGTATGGTTTTTCAGTCTTCTGCTTTGTTTGATTCGCTGACAGTTGCGGAAAATGTAGGCTTGGTTCTTAAAGAGCATACTGCTATGACCAAGCAACAGATAAAGGACAAAGTCATGCATGTCTTAGAACTTGTTGAGCTTGAGGATGCTTACCATAAAATGCCTTCAGAGCTTAGTGGTGGTATGAAAAAAAGAGTAGCCATCGCCAGAGCGATAATAAATGACCCCAAGATTATCCTGTTTGATGAACCAACAACAGGACTTGATCCAGTTACTTCTACAAGGACCGAATTATTAATAAATAAGCTTACTGATTATATGGGGGCTACTTCTATAATTGTTACACATCAAATTAGTACAATACTAAATGTATCGCAAGAAATATATATGTTTAATGAAGGTAAAGCGATTAAAACAGAAGGTGCAGATAAGATTCTGCAGAGTAAAGATAAAAATATTTACAATTTTGTGAATGGACTAGTTGAGTAA
- the dapA gene encoding 4-hydroxy-tetrahydrodipicolinate synthase — MNTPFFGTLMTAMVTPFDSNGGIDLKQTKVLARKLVEDGSDAILVTGTTGESPTLSHEEDLLLYATVLDEVGHKAKVIAGTGSNSTETTIKYTKMAEKIGVHGAMIVVPYYNKPSQDGLFAHYSKIAENTELPLVIYNIPGRTGINMLPATAAKIVEANPKYIAIKEASGNIDQIEEVVQLIKQKDFAVYSGDDGLTLDVLKVGGKGVCSVASHLVGKDIKKMITAFNNNDLKTAEEINNKLKELFSVLFITSNPSPVKAALNLVGLDVGGTRLPLVPVNAEQEEKIKTVLNKLGLIK, encoded by the coding sequence GTGAATACACCGTTTTTTGGAACATTAATGACTGCAATGGTTACACCCTTTGATAGCAATGGGGGGATTGATTTAAAGCAAACTAAGGTTTTAGCGAGAAAATTAGTAGAAGACGGCAGTGATGCTATTCTCGTAACTGGCACAACAGGAGAGTCCCCAACATTAAGCCACGAAGAAGATTTATTGTTATATGCTACTGTTCTTGATGAAGTTGGCCATAAGGCAAAAGTTATTGCAGGAACTGGAAGTAATTCAACTGAAACAACGATTAAATATACAAAGATGGCTGAAAAAATTGGCGTTCATGGCGCAATGATTGTTGTTCCATATTATAATAAACCATCTCAGGATGGATTATTTGCTCATTATTCTAAGATAGCTGAAAATACAGAGTTGCCTCTTGTGATTTATAATATTCCTGGCAGAACAGGCATTAACATGCTTCCTGCAACTGCTGCAAAAATTGTTGAAGCTAATCCGAAATACATTGCAATCAAAGAAGCTTCTGGCAATATTGATCAAATAGAGGAAGTTGTTCAGCTAATTAAACAAAAAGATTTTGCTGTCTATAGTGGTGATGATGGGCTTACCCTTGATGTACTTAAAGTAGGAGGAAAGGGTGTCTGTAGCGTTGCCTCTCATTTAGTTGGCAAAGATATCAAAAAAATGATTACAGCTTTTAATAACAATGATTTGAAAACAGCAGAAGAAATAAATAATAAGCTGAAAGAACTTTTTAGTGTTTTATTTATCACGTCTAATCCTTCGCCTGTCAAGGCAGCTCTTAATTTGGTTGGTCTTGATGTTGGTGGAACTAGATTGCCTTTGGTTCCTGTTAACGCTGAACAAGAAGAAAAAATTAAGACAGTTCTAAATAAATTAGGATTAATTAAATAA
- a CDS encoding aspartate-semialdehyde dehydrogenase: protein MQGYNVAVVGATGVVGTEIIKVLEEMNFPIKTLIPLASERSAGSRIEFKGENVKVQLLTKESFKGVQIALFSAGGSISEKYAPIAVASGAVVIDNTSFFRMDPNVPLVVPEVNAHDIRKHQGIIANPNCSTSQMVLAMLPIHEHFKIKRVVVSTYQATSGAGKDAMDEMLNQTISIVNGNGPTKPKKFTKQIAFNVIPHIDSFLENGFTKEEMKMTNETKKIFGDDSIEVVANCVRVPVFIGHSEAMNIETEKPFDIEKVRELIAKVPNVKVMDDLANNVYPTPSDSVETNDTLIGRIRRDFSVPNGIALFCVSNNLRKGAAFNAVQIAFELVQQELI, encoded by the coding sequence ATGCAAGGGTATAATGTAGCAGTAGTTGGAGCAACTGGGGTAGTAGGGACTGAAATAATAAAAGTATTAGAGGAAATGAATTTTCCTATAAAAACGCTAATACCATTAGCTTCTGAACGTTCAGCTGGATCTAGAATAGAATTTAAGGGTGAAAATGTTAAAGTCCAATTATTAACAAAAGAGTCGTTTAAGGGTGTTCAGATTGCTTTGTTTAGTGCTGGTGGTTCAATAAGTGAAAAATATGCTCCTATAGCTGTTGCTAGTGGGGCTGTGGTCATTGATAATACTAGTTTTTTTAGAATGGACCCAAATGTTCCATTAGTTGTGCCAGAAGTTAATGCGCATGACATTAGAAAACACCAAGGTATTATTGCTAATCCTAATTGTTCTACCTCTCAGATGGTGCTTGCAATGCTTCCTATTCATGAGCATTTTAAGATTAAAAGAGTTGTGGTTTCTACTTATCAAGCAACTTCGGGTGCGGGTAAAGATGCCATGGACGAAATGCTTAATCAAACCATTAGTATTGTTAATGGTAATGGTCCGACAAAACCAAAGAAATTTACTAAACAAATTGCGTTTAATGTTATTCCTCATATTGATTCTTTTTTAGAAAATGGATTTACTAAGGAAGAAATGAAGATGACCAATGAAACTAAAAAGATTTTTGGTGATGACAGTATAGAAGTTGTTGCTAATTGTGTGCGTGTGCCTGTTTTTATTGGACATAGCGAAGCAATGAATATTGAAACAGAAAAACCTTTTGATATTGAAAAGGTCAGGGAGCTTATTGCTAAGGTACCAAATGTTAAGGTTATGGATGATCTAGCTAATAATGTGTATCCAACACCTAGCGATAGTGTAGAAACAAACGATACATTAATCGGAAGGATTAGACGTGACTTTTCTGTTCCGAACGGAATAGCCTTGTTCTGCGTTTCTAATAATTTAAGAAAAGGTGCAGCCTTTAATGCTGTACAAATAGCTTTTGAGTTAGTTCAGCAAGAACTTATCTAG
- a CDS encoding class I SAM-dependent methyltransferase yields MTIKKSITRFFDEMIVSYPLESSEIIGWSSKETQLIRFNTLVQIADLNLSSILDVGCGVGDLYPFLKEKFSAISYQGIDLHPKMIQLAIKKYPEGSFKEAELQNFSGQYDYVFVSGAFNLRVEDNARYLSDQLSFMNRVAKKGIAFNLLSSYSKIDARYPSLYYYNPLEVFTLCKNRFERVILRHDYLSNDFTIYIYK; encoded by the coding sequence ATGACAATAAAAAAGAGTATTACAAGATTTTTTGATGAAATGATTGTATCTTACCCTTTAGAAAGCTCAGAGATAATTGGATGGAGCTCAAAAGAGACGCAGTTAATAAGATTTAATACTCTTGTCCAGATTGCAGATTTGAATCTTAGTAGTATTCTTGATGTTGGTTGTGGAGTTGGTGACTTATATCCTTTTTTGAAGGAGAAATTTTCAGCAATTAGTTATCAGGGAATTGATTTGCACCCTAAAATGATTCAACTGGCTATCAAAAAATATCCGGAAGGATCATTTAAGGAAGCAGAGTTACAAAACTTCTCCGGCCAATATGATTATGTCTTTGTTTCAGGAGCATTTAATTTGCGTGTTGAGGATAATGCCAGGTATTTATCTGATCAATTGAGTTTTATGAATAGGGTTGCGAAGAAGGGCATCGCCTTTAACTTGCTTAGTAGTTATTCTAAAATTGATGCCAGATATCCGAGTTTGTATTATTATAATCCGTTAGAGGTTTTTACTTTATGTAAGAATCGATTTGAACGTGTTATATTAAGACATGATTATTTAAGCAACGACTTTACAATATATATTTACAAATAA
- the dapB gene encoding 4-hydroxy-tetrahydrodipicolinate reductase: MIKVVVNGALGKMGKTVVNAVSNEKGMTFIQGLDVEDNLNSYLKENKVDVVVDFTRPENRMDNVNAILSNGAHAVVGTTGFTEDDLKQVDKWCSEYKRNIIIGPNFAIGTIFQMYFAKLAAKHFDTVEIVEYHHDQKVDFPSGTAVKTAQLMAEERDAFNLNTKDKVANIEGARGADFHGIKIHSVRLPGMVAHQEIIFGATGQYLTLRHDATSRECYMPGVLLSIREVLNRTGLTYGLEDIFGLS, translated from the coding sequence ATGATTAAAGTAGTTGTTAATGGTGCTTTAGGTAAAATGGGAAAAACAGTTGTTAATGCTGTTAGTAATGAAAAAGGTATGACTTTTATTCAAGGTCTAGATGTGGAAGACAACCTTAATAGCTATTTAAAAGAGAACAAAGTAGATGTTGTTGTTGATTTTACTAGACCAGAAAATAGAATGGACAATGTTAACGCTATTTTAAGTAATGGCGCTCATGCTGTTGTTGGAACAACTGGATTTACAGAGGATGACCTTAAACAAGTGGATAAATGGTGTTCCGAATATAAGAGAAATATAATTATTGGACCAAACTTTGCTATTGGTACAATTTTTCAGATGTATTTTGCAAAGCTAGCAGCTAAACATTTTGATACTGTGGAAATAGTTGAATACCATCATGATCAGAAAGTTGACTTTCCTTCTGGTACAGCAGTAAAAACAGCTCAACTTATGGCAGAAGAGCGAGATGCTTTTAATCTAAACACCAAAGATAAAGTAGCAAATATCGAAGGAGCTAGAGGTGCAGATTTTCATGGTATTAAAATTCATAGTGTGAGACTACCTGGGATGGTCGCCCATCAAGAGATTATTTTTGGCGCGACTGGACAGTATCTTACATTAAGGCATGATGCTACTTCTAGAGAGTGTTATATGCCAGGGGTGCTTCTTTCTATAAGAGAAGTGCTGAACAGAACAGGATTAACCTATGGGCTAGAGGATATCTTTGGTCTTAGTTAG
- a CDS encoding ribonuclease J, which translates to MVKLSLFGGLDGIGMNMMSFQHDNEIIVIDAGIMFPDADLHGIDKIIPSFSYFEKHKKDIKGIFLTHGHEDHIGAIANFIEKINVPIYGTKLTLGMAEHKLIEANIKNYKLIEINEKSVIKFKHFKLEFIRVSHSIPDGVMTIIHSPVGLIVHSGDFKIDYTPVDKKVVDLKRIANIGNKGVLLFMSDSTNAVKKGHTQSEKHVGDAFEREFAGVEGRLLVATFSSNIHRLQQAINVGKKFNRKICFVGKSMENTSAIARRLGYLDFDDEDIISMNDVDNYPDDQILVLVTGSQGEPLAALTRMVNDKHPFFHLKEKDTVIMSALPIPGNEKMVYSNINKLGRKGIKVIYEAGSKMHVSGHAYAEELKLMLQLVKPKFFIPIHGEFRHLLAHKELAEDLGIVKEVIIAENGDQLEIDKKKISVVGRLNDALIYVDSNRNCFEDQGIIDDRQAMAANGVVSITVFMDRDKRIIQNVMLKMRGISNPPDDFMIGIKDSIVDQFNYRSGAGNIALNNVEKEIVESVRKYMLKKIGKRPLVIPTIV; encoded by the coding sequence ATGGTTAAATTAAGTTTATTTGGTGGTCTTGATGGCATAGGCATGAACATGATGAGTTTTCAGCATGATAACGAAATTATTGTCATTGATGCTGGTATTATGTTTCCTGATGCTGATTTACATGGCATAGATAAAATTATTCCAAGTTTCTCTTATTTTGAAAAACACAAAAAAGACATTAAAGGAATTTTTCTTACTCATGGTCACGAAGATCATATTGGGGCAATAGCTAATTTTATTGAAAAGATTAATGTTCCTATTTATGGGACTAAACTTACTTTAGGAATGGCTGAGCATAAGTTAATAGAAGCTAATATTAAGAACTATAAACTTATTGAGATAAACGAGAAAAGCGTTATTAAATTTAAACATTTCAAATTAGAATTTATTCGAGTAAGTCATTCGATTCCCGATGGAGTAATGACAATTATTCATTCTCCTGTTGGTTTAATCGTTCACTCTGGCGACTTCAAAATTGATTATACTCCAGTAGATAAAAAAGTTGTTGATCTTAAGCGGATTGCCAACATTGGGAATAAAGGAGTTTTGCTTTTTATGAGTGATAGTACTAATGCAGTCAAAAAAGGACACACTCAATCAGAAAAACATGTTGGAGATGCTTTTGAGCGAGAATTTGCTGGAGTTGAGGGGCGCTTGCTCGTAGCAACATTCTCAAGCAACATTCATCGCTTGCAACAAGCCATCAATGTTGGCAAAAAGTTTAATCGTAAGATTTGCTTTGTTGGTAAAAGCATGGAAAATACTTCTGCTATTGCTAGAAGGCTTGGTTACTTAGATTTTGACGATGAAGATATCATTTCTATGAATGATGTTGATAACTATCCTGATGACCAAATATTAGTCTTAGTTACAGGAAGCCAAGGAGAGCCTTTAGCTGCACTTACAAGAATGGTTAATGATAAGCATCCTTTCTTTCATCTTAAAGAGAAAGATACGGTTATAATGTCTGCTTTGCCAATACCAGGGAATGAAAAGATGGTATATTCAAATATTAATAAGCTTGGAAGAAAAGGCATTAAAGTTATTTATGAAGCTGGTTCCAAGATGCATGTTTCCGGACATGCTTATGCAGAAGAGCTCAAACTAATGTTACAACTTGTTAAGCCTAAGTTTTTTATTCCTATTCATGGAGAATTCAGGCATTTATTAGCTCATAAAGAATTAGCCGAAGATTTAGGAATAGTTAAAGAAGTTATTATTGCAGAGAATGGGGATCAACTGGAGATTGATAAGAAGAAAATATCTGTAGTTGGTAGACTTAATGATGCTTTAATATATGTTGATAGTAATCGTAATTGTTTTGAAGATCAGGGCATTATTGATGATAGACAGGCAATGGCAGCCAATGGAGTTGTTAGTATCACTGTTTTTATGGATAGAGATAAACGAATCATTCAGAATGTGATGTTAAAGATGAGAGGCATTTCTAACCCTCCTGATGATTTCATGATTGGCATTAAAGATAGCATCGTTGATCAATTTAATTATCGCTCTGGAGCAGGAAATATAGCTTTAAATAATGTTGAGAAAGAAATAGTTGAAAGTGTTAGAAAATATATGTTAAAAAAAATAGGCAAAAGACCTTTGGTAATTCCTACTATTGTTTAA
- a CDS encoding epoxyqueuosine reductase QueH, whose translation MKKLLLHVCCAPCSTSVIEELQQNFEVAVFFYNPNIHPIKEQELREKEAVAYCQKIGIPFFSEQSDVKLWFDMVKDKKWATERSGERCSSCYEDRLRATARKAQDNNFSLFATTLTVSPYKHAPLINAIGNRLGDEYGLEYLESDFKKNNGYKRSVELSKSAGMYRQDYCGCVYSKLERLRIKPYN comes from the coding sequence TTGAAAAAGCTTCTTTTACATGTTTGTTGTGCCCCTTGTTCTACTTCTGTCATAGAAGAACTTCAGCAGAATTTTGAAGTAGCAGTCTTTTTTTACAATCCTAATATTCACCCGATTAAAGAACAAGAATTAAGGGAAAAAGAGGCTGTGGCATATTGTCAAAAAATAGGTATCCCGTTTTTTTCTGAACAATCAGATGTTAAGCTTTGGTTTGACATGGTTAAAGATAAAAAATGGGCAACCGAAAGAAGCGGAGAAAGATGTTCTTCTTGCTATGAAGATAGATTAAGAGCAACAGCAAGAAAAGCGCAAGACAATAATTTTAGTTTGTTTGCTACCACTCTTACAGTAAGTCCGTATAAGCATGCACCCCTTATCAATGCTATTGGTAATCGGCTAGGTGATGAATATGGTCTTGAATATTTAGAGAGTGATTTTAAAAAAAATAATGGTTATAAAAGGTCAGTGGAGCTCAGTAAGAGCGCAGGTATGTATCGACAAGATTATTGTGGCTGTGTTTATAGTAAGCTGGAAAGGTTAAGGATTAAGCCTTATAATTAA
- a CDS encoding pitrilysin family protein has translation MTKSASSAEITRLGNGITVIVEPVESVRSIALGIFVDCGSAFESSAQNGISHFIEHMNFKGTAKRNAKQIAEELDSVGGKLNAYTSKEHTSYYSVVVDDCFDVALDLLADIFFNSKYEKKDIDTEKQVILQEIKMYEDSPDQYIHDLFVRNMWPGFYLGQPVIGSKEVVRKITKKAILKYISDHYLPEHITISVAGNCDKKEVLAKIDQYFGSFVSTTERVKSFPLPSYNPGINLVKKDTKQVHLCLGTRGISYHNPNRYPLLVLSNILGGSMSSVLFQEVREKRGLVYSIYSYPMYFRDCGLFAVYAGASMKNIKEVVQIILDTFRTFPNLINDENLQRAKNQLKSGLVLGLESSTSKMSWNGKNFFYYRKAVSIDEVAEEVDRIKKEDIIHLCKYLFDEKHYSLTAIGNFDGNPFEGMFNLQQ, from the coding sequence ATGACTAAGTCAGCCTCTTCTGCTGAAATTACTAGACTCGGCAATGGCATTACTGTCATTGTCGAGCCTGTCGAAAGTGTTCGTAGTATTGCTTTAGGCATTTTTGTGGATTGTGGCTCTGCCTTTGAATCCTCAGCACAAAACGGAATATCTCATTTTATTGAACATATGAATTTCAAAGGTACTGCCAAACGAAACGCTAAGCAAATAGCGGAAGAGTTAGATTCTGTCGGGGGCAAGTTAAACGCTTATACAAGCAAAGAGCACACGAGTTATTATTCTGTTGTTGTTGATGATTGCTTTGATGTTGCCTTAGATTTGTTGGCTGATATTTTCTTCAATTCTAAGTATGAAAAAAAAGATATCGACACGGAAAAACAGGTTATTTTACAAGAAATTAAAATGTACGAAGATAGTCCTGACCAATACATTCATGACCTTTTTGTTAGAAATATGTGGCCAGGTTTTTATTTAGGGCAACCAGTGATTGGTTCTAAAGAAGTTGTTAGAAAAATAACCAAGAAAGCTATTTTGAAATATATTAGTGATCATTACTTACCAGAGCATATAACTATCTCTGTTGCAGGTAACTGTGATAAAAAAGAAGTTTTGGCTAAGATTGATCAATATTTTGGATCCTTTGTTTCTACTACCGAGAGAGTGAAATCGTTCCCTTTGCCTTCATATAACCCAGGAATTAATTTGGTTAAGAAAGACACAAAACAAGTTCATTTGTGTCTTGGTACGAGAGGTATCTCTTACCATAATCCGAATAGATACCCGTTGTTGGTTTTGTCTAATATTTTAGGTGGTTCAATGAGCAGTGTCCTTTTTCAAGAGGTTAGAGAAAAAAGAGGATTAGTTTACTCTATTTACTCTTATCCCATGTACTTTAGGGATTGTGGACTGTTTGCTGTTTATGCGGGTGCTAGTATGAAAAATATTAAGGAAGTAGTCCAAATTATTTTGGACACATTCAGGACATTTCCGAATCTTATTAATGACGAAAATCTTCAGAGAGCAAAGAATCAATTGAAAAGTGGTCTAGTTCTGGGCTTAGAATCGTCTACAAGTAAAATGAGCTGGAATGGAAAAAATTTCTTTTATTATAGAAAAGCTGTCAGTATTGATGAGGTTGCTGAAGAAGTAGATAGAATTAAAAAAGAGGATATTATTCATCTCTGTAAGTATTTGTTTGACGAGAAACACTATTCTTTAACCGCTATTGGTAATTTTGATGGGAATCCTTTTGAAGGAATGTTCAACTTACAACAGTAA
- a CDS encoding MlaD family protein: MKLETKLGIFVFFALVILSIGIIWKSSLLLKAKGYVIYGSFDSVNGMLSGSEVRYRGFLVGTVSDIVPDPYNIVVKIYIKRGVNITEGSVLRVDFDGLIGEKYINIIPNPATDQYVKPGTIIKGHTAAGIVDFVNTGTQNLDETKKILEVFRKIFTNKKSEESLQQFILNMDSITDKLDSVLGSVDSFLNKRSMEDWSKRVDSIITGMDDLVKNLNVLVGSVESSEDKSSVYKVINNLESFAKTLEQESESIIKDAKSISSRVESNTNFLDSTAINMSASLLDNQEYGIGTSLTVSKNVFGVVVGNNNSGGSTKVTQLTYGRNILNGIVAAVGLVESAPGVKVDQDVTKTLKIEHSLYNATNWMYRLKTNLFFTPNIKAIAGYDYRSASDQKMFVGIGLTSF, from the coding sequence ATGAAATTAGAAACTAAATTGGGTATTTTTGTTTTCTTTGCCTTGGTAATTTTGTCTATTGGTATTATTTGGAAGAGTAGTTTGTTGCTGAAAGCAAAAGGATATGTCATTTATGGTTCCTTTGATTCAGTAAACGGTATGCTTTCTGGTTCAGAAGTTCGCTATCGTGGATTTCTGGTTGGGACGGTTTCAGATATAGTTCCTGACCCTTATAATATTGTAGTGAAAATTTATATCAAAAGAGGCGTTAACATTACTGAGGGTTCTGTTCTTCGAGTTGACTTTGATGGCCTGATAGGCGAGAAGTACATTAATATTATTCCCAACCCTGCGACAGACCAATACGTTAAACCTGGAACGATCATTAAAGGACATACTGCAGCTGGAATTGTAGATTTCGTTAATACAGGAACACAGAATCTTGATGAAACAAAAAAAATTCTGGAAGTATTTCGTAAAATTTTTACTAATAAAAAGAGTGAAGAGTCCTTGCAACAGTTTATTTTAAACATGGATTCTATTACGGATAAATTAGATTCTGTGCTTGGTTCAGTGGATAGTTTCCTCAATAAACGGTCTATGGAAGATTGGAGTAAACGAGTTGATAGTATTATTACTGGAATGGATGATTTGGTGAAAAATTTAAATGTTTTAGTTGGTTCGGTAGAATCAAGTGAAGATAAAAGCAGTGTTTATAAAGTGATTAATAATTTAGAGTCTTTTGCTAAAACTTTAGAACAAGAAAGTGAAAGTATCATCAAAGATGCTAAGAGCATTAGCTCAAGAGTGGAATCAAATACTAATTTTTTGGATAGTACGGCTATAAACATGTCAGCTTCTCTACTAGATAATCAAGAATATGGTATCGGTACTTCTTTAACAGTTAGCAAAAATGTATTTGGTGTTGTGGTTGGTAATAACAATAGTGGTGGTTCTACAAAAGTAACTCAACTTACTTATGGAAGAAATATTTTAAATGGAATAGTTGCTGCTGTGGGGCTAGTGGAATCTGCTCCTGGCGTTAAGGTTGATCAGGATGTTACTAAAACACTCAAAATAGAACATTCTCTATATAATGCAACAAACTGGATGTATAGATTAAAAACAAATTTATTTTTTACGCCTAATATCAAAGCAATTGCTGGTTATGATTATCGTTCAGCTAGCGACCAGAAAATGTTTGTTGGCATTGGATTAACTTCCTTTTAG
- the dut gene encoding dUTP diphosphatase, whose translation MLKQVKLKIEKLEHFNGLDLPKYQTEHASGFDLVSAEDKVLKAGQRALVATGLKMEIPIGYEGQVRPRSGLAYKYGIIIPNSPGTIDADYRGEVKVIIWNSGTEDFIIKKGDRIAQFVLAPVVQADFDVVVSVDETVRGEGGFGSTGK comes from the coding sequence ATGTTAAAGCAAGTTAAGCTGAAAATAGAGAAATTAGAACATTTTAATGGACTTGATTTGCCTAAATATCAAACAGAGCATGCTTCAGGATTTGATCTGGTTTCTGCTGAAGACAAGGTATTGAAAGCTGGACAAAGAGCTTTAGTAGCTACAGGATTAAAAATGGAGATTCCTATTGGTTATGAAGGACAAGTTAGACCTAGAAGTGGCTTGGCTTATAAATATGGAATAATCATTCCTAATTCACCGGGCACAATAGATGCTGATTATCGTGGAGAAGTTAAGGTTATAATTTGGAATAGTGGTACTGAGGATTTTATTATAAAAAAAGGAGATAGAATCGCTCAATTTGTTTTAGCTCCAGTTGTTCAAGCTGACTTTGATGTAGTAGTATCTGTTGATGAAACAGTGCGAGGCGAAGGTGGCTTTGGTTCAACTGGTAAATAG
- a CDS encoding ABC transporter permease encodes MFNAIGCSLINTFTIIGEYFLFASLTIKGAFSKELRLKRVIEQMFKVGAQSFIITAVTLTFVGMVFSSQVTKEFLRMGAAKIIGGIVGIAIWRELGPLLTAVVVAARVGAAISSEIAAMKVTEQIDALRSMALNPFSYLYAPRVIALVFMLPLLIVMADFMGFFAGMFIYVFAYHGNSVAYLVSAAHMLNLADILVGVLIKGPIFGFVIALTSTFVGSRTTSGSQGIGISTTLAVVASLIILFVVNFFISFLVF; translated from the coding sequence ATGTTCAATGCAATAGGATGTTCATTAATAAATACGTTCACAATTATAGGTGAGTACTTTTTGTTTGCTTCCTTGACGATAAAAGGTGCTTTTTCCAAAGAGCTTAGGCTTAAGCGAGTGATTGAACAAATGTTCAAAGTAGGGGCTCAGTCTTTTATTATAACAGCGGTAACCTTAACCTTTGTGGGGATGGTTTTTTCCAGTCAGGTTACAAAAGAATTTTTAAGAATGGGTGCAGCTAAAATTATTGGTGGGATAGTTGGGATTGCTATCTGGCGAGAGCTTGGTCCACTATTAACAGCAGTCGTTGTTGCCGCTCGAGTTGGTGCTGCCATATCTTCAGAAATTGCAGCCATGAAAGTTACCGAACAAATAGATGCACTTCGTTCTATGGCATTAAACCCTTTCTCATATTTGTATGCACCAAGGGTAATTGCCTTAGTTTTTATGTTACCGCTTTTAATTGTTATGGCAGATTTCATGGGTTTCTTTGCCGGAATGTTTATTTATGTCTTTGCATATCACGGCAACTCAGTTGCTTATTTGGTTTCAGCCGCACATATGTTGAATTTAGCGGATATTTTAGTTGGTGTTTTAATAAAAGGTCCTATTTTTGGCTTTGTAATAGCGTTAACTTCAACCTTTGTGGGGTCAAGAACAACTTCTGGTTCGCAAGGTATTGGTATTTCTACTACTTTAGCAGTAGTAGCTTCTTTAATTATACTATTTGTTGTTAATTTTTTTATATCATTTTTGGTGTTCTGA